The DNA segment GGTGGACTCCGGCTCGCGCGGGCCCACAGGTGCGCGCTCGATCGGCGCCAAGGTGTCAGCTCCGATCACGGCGCGAGTGCTCCGCGATCAATCGGATGGCGTCGACCACCTCGTCGGCAGTGAACGGCTTGGTGAGGAATCCGCAGGCGCCGCGGCGAACCGCCTCGATCGCGTCACGATGGGAGTTCAGAGCCGAGATGACGAGGATCGTCGCCGTGGGCTCGAGGTCGCGAATTGCGGCAATGGCACCCAGGCCGTCGAGTCGCGGCATCGTCAGGTCCATCGTCACGAGCTCGGGCCGATGTTCACGGAAGAGGGCAAGCGCCTCGGCGCCGTCCTCGGCGAAGAGGACCTGCCCGATATCCTCGCTCTCGAGGCTGCGGGCGATCGCGTTGCGCATCACCAGGGAATCGTCGACGACGAGGAGCCTCATCGCGCGCCGGCCTCGACGAGCGTGGGGAGGAGGATCTGGAAGGCGCAGAAGTGCCCGTATTCCGAGTGCACGGAGATCGAGCCGCCGGCCTCGGCGACCCGGTTCCGAACGAGGTCGAGACCCACGCCTCTGCCGGCGTGGACGGTGGTTTGCTCCGCGGTCGAGAATCCCGGAAGAAAGAGGAGCTCTGCGAGCTCGGCCGGCGAGGGGTCCGGCAGGCTGCCGGACTCCGCTCGCCGCCGCAGGCGATCCCAGTCGATACCGCGGCCATCGTCCTGGAAGATCCACTCGGCCCAGCCCTCGTCGTGCTCGCGAACCGCGAGCTGCAGTGTCGCGACCGGGGGCTTGCCGTGGCGAACCCGCTCCTCCGCCGGCTCGACGCCGTGGATCATGGCGTTGCGGGCGAGTTGCACGAGCACATCCCGCATGAGTCCGGTCCAGCGCGCGGGAAGGTCGGTCTCGCGAGCTCTCGACACGAAGCGCGCCGGGCGATCGAGCTCGGCAGCGAGCTCTCCCACCAGGCGGGCGATGCCGGACAACAGACCGACTTCGGCGGTGGCGCGAGTTGGCTCGCCGGCCGAACCGGAGAGCGTCCGGAAGTGAGACATCACCTCACGAGTCTCGACCAACAGGGCTCCCAGCAGGTCGATTCGATTCTCCGCCGCAATGAGCGCCTCCTGGTCGGCGGTCCCGCGGCGAATCGAGTCGAGGGCGTCCTCGAGGGCGTGGAGCTCGCGTTGCGCCGGTGAGAATCGAGCCAGCCCGGCCTCCCCTTTGAGCGCGTGCACCTCGCGAAAGGCGGCGTCGACCTCGCTCGGGATCGGAGCCTGAAGCCGCCAGGTCTCGATGCCGCGCCCCAGGGCCTCGCGCATGCGCGCCATGCGCTCGACGAGCCCGGCGAGCGCCTCCGGCGCCACCTCCACGAGCGAGAGTGCCAGGCCGAGCCGGCGTTCCGATCGCTCGCGCTCGGTCGTGACGGCGCGCGCCAGCTCCTCCGCCCGGGTCACGTCTTCCACTCGAACCAGGATTGTCGGCGCGATGTCGGTCTGCTTGCCGCGGGTGAAGCGAAAGGCCAGGACTCGCGGCTCGCCGGTGGTCGGGAGGCGGGCTTCGACGCGCGCCAGCGGGTTGATCCGGGCCACCAGAGACTCGATCACGTTTGGGTCGAAAAGCGTCGTGAGGAACCCCTGGGCGAGCTCGCACCGTTCAGCCTCGAGAAAGTCGCCGAGCAGGTCGGCGAACCTGCGGCCGGCGATTCGCTGCGTGCCGAAGATCGACTCGACGGAGCGCGAGTACTCACCCAGCACGATCTGGTCACGGCCCACGAGGAGCAATCCGTCGCGGATCGTGTCCAGGATCTGGCTCATCTGCGCGTTGCGCAGGATCGTCAGCTTCGAGTCGGCGACGAGTAGGGTCTCGAAATCGACCAGTCGCGCCCCGAGCCCGAATGGCGAGGGTCCCTCGAAGGTCACCACCAGCGGCTCGTACACCAGATCCGGGTGGCGATCGAGCCCGAACCGCACGGCCTCCTCGATGCCGATCGGCGCCGGGAGCAGAAGGGCTCCGCCTCTCTCTTCGAAGCGCTCCATCATGAGGCGAATCGGGCGTGGCAGGTAGAGATCGCGGCCACAGTACCGGCCGATCGTCTCGAGGAAATAGCGCCGCGAGACCGCCGAGCGCACGATTCCCTGTTCGGTCAGCAGGACTCCGGGCAGCTCCGGGCGATCATGAAAGAGCTCGGCGAGTCCCTTGCCCCGGGAATCGAGATCCAGGGCAGCCTCGAATCCCGGCAGGTCGCCGATCGACGAGGACGGTGAGATGGATCGGAGTGAGCGTTGCGTCACGGGGTGTCCTGGAGGTCGCGAGAGAGGCGGCCGGCGAGAGGCAATCTACTGTCCGGGAGCAAAGACCGCGTGTCGAGAGTGTGACGGAGCCCGACCAGCAACCGGCCGCGAGTGCCCGTCGGGCGTTGCGGCGCGCGAGATTGCCGAGATCGAGAGCGCGAGCGCCGCCAGGGGAACCCCCACGGACGCCCCGGTCCAGGCCCAGCGCCCGCCTTTGGCTCGGCTGGCGGCTCCCTTGCCCCACCGTTTGTGGCAGCATGGAGACCTTCCGACGCGAGGTTCCCGATGCCCTTCACCGCCTCCGACTGCCAGCGCGCCCGACTCGAGTTTCCCGCCCTCGCCCGACGCCAGGGCGAGCTCCCGATCGCCTACCTCGACGGACCGGCGGGGTCGCAGGTGCCGACGCCGGTCATCGACGCCATCGCCGGCTACTATCGTGAGTCGAACGCCAACACCCACGGGCAGTTCGCGACTTCGCAGCGCTCCGACGAGCTGGTGCACCTCGTGCGCGAGAAGGCGGCCTCCTTCCTCGGTGCCGCGGACTGGCGGACGATCTCCTTCGGCGCCAACATGACGACGCTCACCTTCGCGCTCGCCCATGCCGTGGCGCGAGCCTGTTCGCCCGGCGACGAGATCGTCATCACCCAGCTCGATCACGAGGCCAATCGCGGCCCCTGGCTGGGGCTCGCCGAACGCGGTCTGGTGATCCGCGAAATTGCGCTGCGGCCCGACGGCACGCTCGATGCCGAGAGCCTCGCCGCCGAGATCGGACCGCGCACGCGACTGGTCGCGATGGGGCTCGCCTCGAACGCCCTCGGCACGGTCAACGACGTGGCGCTGGCCCGCGAGCTGACGCGCGCCGTGGGCGCCTGGCTGCTCCTCGACGCGGTGCACTACGCCCCCCATTTCGCGGTCGACGTTGCCGCTCTCGATGCCGATTTCCTGCTCTGTTCGGCCTACAAGTTCTACGGTCCCCACATCGGCCTGCTCTACAGCCGGCCGGGTCTCCTCGACACTCTGGCGACCGACCGCCTGCGCACCCAGGACCCTGCGGGTCCGTTCCGGATCGAGACCGGAACGTTGCATCACGCGGCGCTCGTCGGCGTCGGAGCGGCGATCGATTTTCTGGCGTCCTGGGGCCGTGGTGACGATCTGCGCCAGCAGCTGGTCGACGCCATGAGCGGCATCGGGGAGTGGGAAGGGGCCCTCGCCCGGCGCTACTGGAGCGCGGTCCGGGCGATCCCGGGAGTCACCGTGCACGGTCCGGACTTCGGCGCTTTTCGCCGCGCGCCGACGGTCTCGATCACGCTCGGTGGCGCGACGGCCGAGGCCGTGGCGCGCCGGCTCGCCGAGCGGGCGATCCAGGTGTGGGACGGTGATTTCTACGCCGTGCGCGCTGTCGAAGTGCTCGGTCTTGCCGC comes from the Thermoanaerobaculia bacterium genome and includes:
- a CDS encoding cysteine desulfurase-like protein; this translates as MPFTASDCQRARLEFPALARRQGELPIAYLDGPAGSQVPTPVIDAIAGYYRESNANTHGQFATSQRSDELVHLVREKAASFLGAADWRTISFGANMTTLTFALAHAVARACSPGDEIVITQLDHEANRGPWLGLAERGLVIREIALRPDGTLDAESLAAEIGPRTRLVAMGLASNALGTVNDVALARELTRAVGAWLLLDAVHYAPHFAVDVAALDADFLLCSAYKFYGPHIGLLYSRPGLLDTLATDRLRTQDPAGPFRIETGTLHHAALVGVGAAIDFLASWGRGDDLRQQLVDAMSGIGEWEGALARRYWSAVRAIPGVTVHGPDFGAFRRAPTVSITLGGATAEAVARRLAERAIQVWDGDFYAVRAVEVLGLAAVGGLLRTGFLLYNTPEEVDRLLTGLAEVAATA
- a CDS encoding response regulator → MRLLVVDDSLVMRNAIARSLESEDIGQVLFAEDGAEALALFREHRPELVTMDLTMPRLDGLGAIAAIRDLEPTATILVISALNSHRDAIEAVRRGACGFLTKPFTADEVVDAIRLIAEHSRRDRS
- a CDS encoding Hpt domain-containing protein, which codes for MTQRSLRSISPSSSIGDLPGFEAALDLDSRGKGLAELFHDRPELPGVLLTEQGIVRSAVSRRYFLETIGRYCGRDLYLPRPIRLMMERFEERGGALLLPAPIGIEEAVRFGLDRHPDLVYEPLVVTFEGPSPFGLGARLVDFETLLVADSKLTILRNAQMSQILDTIRDGLLLVGRDQIVLGEYSRSVESIFGTQRIAGRRFADLLGDFLEAERCELAQGFLTTLFDPNVIESLVARINPLARVEARLPTTGEPRVLAFRFTRGKQTDIAPTILVRVEDVTRAEELARAVTTERERSERRLGLALSLVEVAPEALAGLVERMARMREALGRGIETWRLQAPIPSEVDAAFREVHALKGEAGLARFSPAQRELHALEDALDSIRRGTADQEALIAAENRIDLLGALLVETREVMSHFRTLSGSAGEPTRATAEVGLLSGIARLVGELAAELDRPARFVSRARETDLPARWTGLMRDVLVQLARNAMIHGVEPAEERVRHGKPPVATLQLAVREHDEGWAEWIFQDDGRGIDWDRLRRRAESGSLPDPSPAELAELLFLPGFSTAEQTTVHAGRGVGLDLVRNRVAEAGGSISVHSEYGHFCAFQILLPTLVEAGAR